Sequence from the Helianthus annuus cultivar XRQ/B chromosome 13, HanXRQr2.0-SUNRISE, whole genome shotgun sequence genome:
tagatattcaccaggaaatcataaaggaaaaaccctaaaatagcaatgtgagttaatcTCCTTTTTCAatacagtttttacaaaaccttaaatattttacaatgcaatttagcagtgattgagtctttttagttctacaattactgccggtatgttggggttttgtatacaaaattggagtaacgttaccattggacgaagagttagccaatgtttaatatgaccctcagtcagacttgacactactgaatgagtaattgggtagatataaacattgtaatcgccctcaatactgtttaaagttGAATTCataattcttgattaaactgagattattcaccagtattttccactgacaaaacctttttaaaacgcgtttcaggtaacaaaatgtgaaagccaattagaagccagctggacagcactgaaggcttggaaaagtggctataaaagttacctaaataaaagaaagcgttttattttaaataaaatgggatttatccctgtaatgcAGTGTGtaataaaaatttgggttttacccatttgtttaatattataaaataaggtggtttactctgatttaaatatttcctaactacggtcctgatgaaaatttccgctgccaaataaattaataacgtgataccaccgcaactggttcacggccgcccgttcccggaatcgaggggtcgggggttgtgacagataccttccataatgcccataacgagttaaGTTAACTTtttgccccgtaggggtatttcggtctttttaaagattatttaagaggtttctgagttctacaggaaacctgagtctcccgaatagtttataaagtctaaaatactttatttattatttaaaatcagtggcaactggaatcgggtcaaaagaccttgtagaactcaagttatagccgaaaagggtatattcggtatttaccgaaccgttgccataaccgcaggttatgagtaggtaaaaaaataattaaaaatctttaaaaatcccaaaatattattttacatcagtgagtaaaaatTTTGGggtcgaaatcttggtttagataggcgttatgctaattgcgccgataattacaaaagttttctttaattgcgctatttagcataacttctattctagacctcgaattgacgtgaaattttagggacatgcttagaattcagtaaccaaggttatggtcctttcacatgtccgaaattctcgttttaatttgaaaagggctttacggtcaacttttaagcatttaacggaaaggtgtaaaagactcggacaaacgacgaaccggtcacagagggttataccatcatgtaacctggtcctaagagagtcctaaggtatatctaaatcatactttaacgggccagaactgaagtcaatgcaaaagtcaaagcttttgcgactttcggctccgaaccgggtcaaaatggtaaatggtcggatcaagcaagcttagacttgttaatatacttattatcatgttttatgagtattcaaacaggttacatatcatttACATTTAGGGGTGGCAATCGTGTTGGGTTgatgggttggcgggttgacgggttacgggttggcgggttggtgggttgaaatgttcaacccgaacccgacccatattattattcgggtcaaagatttcaaccctaacccgacccatattaattcgggtcaacccgaacccgacccgtttaacccatatttttaaacaagtgatATAAGTTGATGATTTATAAACAAGTTGTTCGGTTTTAAGCGGGTTATCGACAACATATTTAATTATAAGTATGAGtgtgataaataaataatataatgtgtcaaaattaacattattataactaaccatgcaaaatagaaaccgaaaaaacaaaaatataaaagatttTTTATCTAAATAGTTAAACGGGTTAATGGGTCAGCCCGTTTTTatacgggtcaacccgaacccaacccgtttttaatacgggtcaacccgaacccgacccgtttttttaaacgggtcatgttAGTCAACCCAAACCTGTTTTTTCGTGTTAGGTTCGGGTCGGGTTAACGGGTCGTGCCAAGAATTGCCGCCCCTATCTACATTACAGTTTATGCAAGAattcgcaaaatgacatttctgttgactttttctaagcacgtttgactcgacattcggactagttagagtgggaatcagatggtgcccttttagggatttaatgcccacatgattaccatcatataactatctttgattcgacaaaccactggaccattcgtgatttagcgcaaagtcaatcgttaattacgacggattgacttttaggctgaaactatggaaaaacgaaaccacaaagggttaggaaacttacagaagcttggtgcacgactaagaatgatagaggaatgcttgagagctccaggaatgatcagaagagtatgttttgaggtgtgtttcacttatgcacaatgtaaGGCCTTTTTTAGTAAAGTTTCATGCaaaagatcattacaactcaccctacaagggtttatggatgatcagcaggtggccctgggtgctagggggcatgtagagggcgcccatgcttcattaattgcctctatgatcgttcactagctcaaatagcaagtctgtccaagaattctgcatctgggactgtcacgcggcccgcatgagagatcaggcaacatgtacgcgggccgcatgaatctTCATGTCAGAACGCGTAActgcaggaggctcgcggcccacGTTAACTTACCCAtatccttaacgcggcccgcattaggtctgttttcaaagattttcaaatcttttgtaatgattaaccgaatcttttgtaatcattaacttgacctttcgggttcgaagcggtaactttgcgatttggccctcggttaattacaatttaGGGCcgcgtgacttttacccgcgttgttaagtccccggttagtttaattactatccgaaaagccttaacttttattgttgacgcttttaacccctctcatacgaatttgattataactttctcgttttaaaacggaactttgcgaaatttatatagtatcttctagtgagcgtattttactgttataaagcctcgggttcgtcaaagggtcactcagaggtataaattaaacatgttgacacaattaacccctgtagcttgtaatctctcactttctcccgcgtttcgctccgtacaatccatgatttattcgtttgaaggtacgagcatcatttagggttctgtacagtatatttaccctttgttgacatttataaccctcgaattcacatactttcaaggtttgtcaactttagtcctttatttaatattaaatgccacgtgtaagctcatgacacgtgtcaacacattattggacacaaaatttcgaggtgttacatcggACTGTTTTATCATACCTTTCACAGGTTATCTCCGCATCACACGGTTCTTCCCCTTGATCGTATCACACGACCAAGTTTCACGTTTCTATTTCTCTTCAGCGTCTAGGCACATCAGAAGTGCcagttcatcatcatcttcttctattTCGACCAATATTGTCTCATTTTCCTTGGTTTTCTTGGTTGGGCATTCATAGGCATAGTACCCAAGTTTCTCACATCTGTAGCAAGTGATTTTCGGCTTATTTCTCATAGCCGATGTTTCTTGCTTGCTATCATCCCTTTGTGATTTGTCGGTTCCTTCCGACTCATAAGAGGTGTATCCTTCACGCCTATGTTGATAATTTCCTCTTCCTCGCCCACGTGACGAATGAAATCTCCCTCGTCCATGATTCTCGACATGTTGTTCGTGAACCTCATACAAAAGTTCTTCTAGATTATTCACCGGGCTTTCTTTTTTCTTCAACTTTAACCTTTCTTCATAAGTTTTTAATCTTCCGACCGCTTCTTCTAGCCTCATAGTTTCTAGATCGGAGTATTGTTCCATGGAGGCAATGATTTGAGTAAACTTATCCGGTACGCCATTTAGGAGTTTGCGTACTAGAGTCGGTTGACTCAACGTCGTTCCTACTTCAATTGCCCGGGTAACAATACTATTAATCCTTGCGGTAAATGAATCAATAGTGTCGTCATCCCTCATTTGCAACAATTCAAATTCTGACAATAGCGTGTGCATACGCGCCTTTTGTACCCGATCAACACCAACGTGTCTAACCTTTAGATTATCCCAAATTTCTTTTGCAGTCTTACAActtgcaacttgcaatacaacATCTTCTGGTATTGCTTGAAACAAATATGAAATTGCAGACTTGTCTTTCTTAGTGTCTACCGTTGCATTTTCTGCTGGTTCAATCGTTTCCCATAAACCATTCGCTTCAAGAATCGTCTTGATATGAATAGCCCAAACTAtatagtttgttggtttcagaATCGGACAGTGAAACTGGGAAAGAGAACTTCCTTCCCTCTGTATTATTATCTGATTTTGTCCGGATGTTCCTGACATGACTTCTTGCCGAACAATCTTCACTTTTACTAAACTTTTACTTTCTTGGTTTCAATAAATCTCAAACCCACAATAACCCGAATCgtgtaacaatcaaacaatctAATTCGCACTAAACCCCGGAATCAAACAAACCCTAGATTCCTAACCAAACCTTCGGTTCAACCGATCACCCTAGAACCGAAATCCGTTAAAAAACTGAATTGAACTTGCGAATTGAAAACGAAATTAaaacctgatcgcgaattccctgcgatgccttgcgattccacgcctagagcctgatgctctgataccaattgtttgCCCCAACAATGGATCTTTGATATCTAGAACGtgataaacaaacttgtataACTTGAATAATAATCGAAATACAATCTGAATGTGTGTATATGTACAACTGATTTCGAATGAGAGTATgtaatgttacaaatgaaatctattgacccctatttatagttttccaATGGGTGCGACTAATAGACGTGTCTCTTCGTGAATAGACGTGTCCCTTGAATATGTGGATGAGATTGATCGTGAAGGGGTACATTGATTTGTAGCCACAAACTTGAACCGGTGCCACCCTTTCCTTTTTCCTTTGGCCGATCGGTGTGTGGTGTAGGAGAGACACACCCCTTCGATTTTAGGAGGGTAGTTACAATGTTTCCTTTTGACAACTTCAGCCCTTGTACTTTGTAACCGTCAAGTAACCGCCATCTAAATAACTATTAGCTATATACACAATAACCCTTGTACTTAAGGATGTGTAGAGATTAAGGATTTCAGGACTGTCATTCAAGGAAACCGAGGAGATATCCGATGTTAACTCATTGAATTCCCTGACTTCATCTTCAAGATCCGGGTCATGCTTCCACAGCCAAACACTGAGCAAACGATCACGAACCAAGCCGGATATTTCTTAGTTTCATATCATGTACGCATGTATTTTAGTTACTTGCACATATTACTTATAACACGATCTCAACAAAAAATACattgagtcaaccaattaaaccaaaacactaccatagttttgctaaaaaaagaaaactaaaacgatggcaagtctataattttgagctgggggcaaaatagTAATTTGTCAGAACTAATGAGCGAGTTCTAGACATCTGCTTGACACAAAAGTTAAATTGAGCCAACCAAGTAAAATATAAAATActatagttttgcaaaaaaaattGGCAAGACTACAAATTTTAACTGggggtaaaatcgtaaatttTTAAATGAGGGCAAACTCATAGTTTTAAACtgagggcaaattcgtaattttaagctgTGGGGGGGGGACCATAATTTTGAAATGGGGCAACATTATAATTTTAACCTatggacaaaatcgtaatttttagctgagggcaaaagcataattttattttgaaccgagggcaaaagcgtaattttaaactcagaccgaaatcgtaattttagaaaaaagggaaaaatcatatttttgaactgagggcaaaatcataaatTTGAGGTAGGGAAAAAAACTCAAACGATGGCAGGACTACAAATTTTAACTGAGGAAAAATCGTAACTTTTTAAATGAGAGCAAACTCATAATTGTAAATAaagggcaaattcgtaatttaaGCTGtgggcaaaaccataattttattttgaacatggtaaaaacataattttattttgaactaagtccaaaatcgtaattttgaactcaGGGATTTTTGAAAAGGGTTAAAACCATATTTTTGAATTGAGGCAAAATCGTAATTGTGAGccgggggcaaaaacataattttattttgaactgggggtaagaccgtaattttaaactgagataAAATCATAAATTAGTTAGACCAATGGGGTTGTCTATTGAATTTGTTTGGTCATACGCATGCATCAAAATCACTCAACCACGGATCCTTTTAATAATGcttaattatattataatattaataagcttaaaattgaaaaaataaataaataaaaaggtggCAGCCGCCTTTTTCCACAAATAACATTGTGGAACTATTGCCGCCATATTATTTGTTTATGTACTTAATTAATAAgcttaaaattgaaaaaataaataaataaaaaggtggCAGCCGCCTTTTTCCACAAATAACATTGTGGAACTATTGCCGCCATGTTATTTGTTTATGTAGGTAATAAGTTATGATGAAAATAGATTTCGGAGGGTTAATTTCTCAATGCATGTTTTTTGGATAAATTTCAAACATGTTACATCTATTGATCCGTTACATTTTTTTTTAGATCTTTTAGGTTAACCATAATCTGACAAATGACATGTTATACACACATACTGAGCAATAAAATAAAAAGTAGCCCTAACAAACCACAACAAGGTGAACCAATCAGGGTTAAATAACAACAAAATCAATCGAATCCTAAGAAGAGGAATATGCCATTGAGATACGAACAACGATTTTTAGATTCATTGTTTGGGCCTCTGGTAGTTTCGGCCCACAGTGGATACAGTCCACTGCTATGTAATACTTTCAGCCCATTAAGAATTTTAAGTCCAGGTCCACAATCTACATTTATAGAACTTGGGTAGCAGCGGCGAAGTATAGAAGGAGCCGGGGGGCGCCGGAACCTCTGAATTTtttgctcagtagtgttatatatgtagttttcgtatggaaatttttgggtatatactgTTGGAATTAATCTTGATGTTTTGGACCATTTACGGATCATGAATTACGGCCACGGGTTGCATGTTCTAAACGGGTTTATCTGATATGAAAAATGGATCCTCATGAGTCAAACGGGTTAGATGGTTTGTTATATGGTTGGCCGAGTTTGTTGGAGATGGAGTTATGGAGAAGTGTACCTTGGGAGTTGTTGCTACAAAAGAGGAGTTCGTGGGTTTTTATGCATGTGACTTTATTTGTATGTTTAATTATAAATAGGGAGTAGCATTAGGTATTTTTTGTATCCTTTGTTTATTGAATAAAGAGAGTTTCATAAACATATTTGCGTGAGTGTGAGTGTAGTGATCAAAGGGGCCTGAACCAacatatacgttttcgacccccggttctatagaaatttttgggtatatacgttttcaaccccccccccctccggTCATTcaggtcaagcttcgccactgttggGTAGGGTTAAATAACTGTAATAACCATTGAAAGATTATGAGTTATATGATGAATTACATTCCATGTTTGATGGAATGCACATATATTGTAACTTGGACTTTTATAAAATTTCATTTACTTATGTTTTTTTAGAAGTTGATGACAGTAACAATGCACGTGGGATATTGTATTTTGCATGAAAGTTCTGAAGTCCTTTTGATGCAAACTGCAAGATAAACAATGGAATAAAGATCTTTGTACAAAAAGAAAACTAGTGAAGCTTGTAATTATATTATAAACATTAAAATTAACTACAATTTAGACTAATCTCAGCCGTTGGATCTTCATACTCGATATTGTCGATCTTCGTAGTGATAATGGCCACCACCATGAGACAACTGAGGAATGATACGCTGCCATTTGTTCTGGCATGAATCTTGATATGGTTCTTCACATTATGGaaggtatttttttttgtttgattgtTTACGGTTTGTAATAACTATATTGAATTATTGATGGAGTCATGGAGACATGGACAGTATTATCATCCATTGATTTGTAATGCTTGAAATTTTCAGATAAAGCTCAAGAATTGGAAGACCTTGGAACGTGATGCGGATCAACCCATAGAAGAATCCGATGCAGGTTTGAAGTTGCACAGTTTTCTTGAAGTTTCGTTTGGCGGGGGTTCCATGCACCCAAGAATGTGGTACGTACGACTTGAGTACCAGCGATTTTGTGTAAAAGTCACTTCACTTTGTTTGAtaacattcttttttgttttttcctAGTTTTCTTTTTTTGGCTGTATTATTATATCCGTGTTTAATAGCTAATATGATCCTAAAGGTCCTTTGTTGTCAGTTCATTGCAGCTCCTTGTGAATTTTAATTCAACCAAGTACTCCATATCCTAATTTTCTTTTCCAATATTATAGCTGTAGTAAATTAGTTGTTTCCTGACATGCATACCATATGAGTCCACGAAGACCATGCACATCTAATATGCTTTTGTAGGTTACTAATAGAGACTATGAGGCAATCTCAATATGGATGAGGCAGCTCAAGAGATTGGTAAGAAATTGATGTATGGTTCACATGATCCTTTTaatcatttttagttttattcTATCAGATTTTTACTCCACATATGTTCATTGAATTGTAATtaattatgaaaacatttaagtATCACTTGCACACTTTACCTCATTTTTATGCTTTTATTGGCAAGATGTATCTGACTTTCTTTTCTGATTTAATTAGCCAGTAAATTAGATAAGATGATTGATATCGGGATATCCTGCTATTATAGTGAATGATAATCTTATTTGGTGATTTAATACTTTCTTAGGGCACTGGAGCTTCTGCTGGGAACCAAACTTTATTCTATTGCGATTGACATGCCGGTCATCGGGTTGTATCATGGTTGAATTGTTGTCTAAGCAACCATTATTCTTGGCAATTTTAGTTCGTCTTTCTTCTACTTACTTGGTAAATAACACTACATATGCTTCCTCATATCGTGTAGACCAAATACAAACAACTTGAAGGTATAGACATATCAAATCTGTAAGCTTTTAAAGACTTAAATTTTATAGAACCATTGCTCGAACCAAACTGACTACACGTGAATAACACTACATATACTTCCTCATTTGTGTGTTCTTAACTTATTTTGTGTTGTTTTGCTTTTCTTAGTTAACAAATATTTGATTATTCTTCTCTTTGCTTCACCAGCCATAGCCATCCACCGACGGGTCTGCCCTTTTCAAGTTCACCTAGAAGGAAAAAAACATACCTCCTTTTGAGGGGGTTAACCTGCTTCACAACTAAATAttgtttatgtttttattttgtaattacACACACAATTTGCTAAGCATGAGGATGAACTAACATTGAGATGAATACTAACTGTGAGAAACTAGTGATAATTTGTGCTGCAAGAATTCAAGATGGTGCACACAAGATAAATTGTGCATTTTAGAGCTAGAAAACGCTGGAGTATGGCCATTCAAACAGGAGACAACTAGGCTTTGAGAAAACAACGGGTTGTATTCCAGTGGTTAAAAATTTTCCTATGTTTTTTGTAACTCATTTTCTTGTAGTTGTTCTTGTGACTCTTTGTAATATGTTATGGTTATCTAACAAAATCGTTTTCATGATATTGCTATTGCATTGATTAATTGTATGTAAATTCATGAAATGGTTGCAAATACAATACCAGGGTATTTTCTTGTAGGCATGTACAAATGGTTGAATACATATCAGAGCACCAACTTGTAGCATAGACTTTTAGCTCAACACCTCAACCCACCCAAGACCCGTCTAATTTTAAACTGCTAATTTTTCACCTGTTTAATATTAATTCACTATATTAATGGAAATAAGAGAACCGGGGATATGCTTCGAGCCTTCTTCTGATGATCATTAACAGAGATGACGTCATCCAAATCCCCTGTAGCTCATTATCTTGTAATTGTTCTTGTGACTCTTTGTAATATGTTATGGTTATctaataaaaatattttcatgatattgctgttgtattaattaataatattgcTGTTCCATGATACTTTTAGCTCAATACCTCAACCAGCCTGTGGCCGGTTTCATTTCAAAATGCTaagttttgacccatttaataTTCCTTCACAGTATTCGTCGAAACAGGAGATGACGCCATCCAAATCCCATGTTTTAACTTCTCTTCACTGTAAACTTCATTAACGAAATCACCCAACAACTCCACTTCCTCAATATTATCCCCAGCAATAACTTTTGCAACTATTTCATGACTTTTATTATGTTTATTAACTGTTGCATTGATTAAATATATGTAACTTCATGAAATGGTTGAAAAGTTAATAAACATAATAAAAGTCAACTATAGCAAACTGCAGCACTTATATCTTTAGTTGAATAGTTGAATACAACATCAGGGTATTTTCATTTAAGAGTGTAGCAATGCTTGAACACATATCAGAGCACCTCAACCAGCCCATGACCCGTTTCATTTCAAATTGCTAAATGTTGATCCGTTTATATTAATTCACTGTATTCTTTGAAATAGGAGAATCAGGCATGCTTTGAGACTGCTTTGATCACACCAGTCTCCGGGACCACTGGCTGTTCCCATCCTATGCCAGGCCTTTTATCCTCTGAATCTCAGGATTCAGGTCTTTGACGAAATCACCCAACGACTCAACTTCCTCATCATTATCCTCCAATTCTCTTTCATATCCAATTTCAGCAAAGGTCGGGCGGTACCAACTCTTCCTCATGCTGTCTCTATCCTTGAATAGTGTTGTCTTCCTTTGGGTTCATGAATGTATAACTTGGTTCACCTGCAAAAAGAATGTTAACATAGTAAAACCTGCAAAGGAAATAAAAAAAGTTGActttttaaaattgaaaaaatcatttttttgtaaTGATTGACAGACCAGATGATTGAAATCATAATGTAATTAGTTAAAAGTTAGTTTTTATTAGATTTAGATTAGTGATAGAAGTGCGGGGACTAGATGCGACAAAAAGAAAGTTAGTAACCTACATGTTTGGAACGACACATCCAAAGGGGCGTACCCCTTCTCTCATCGACGACAGGAAACAAGAAACACAGGGACGCAACCCTTCATCTTCGATTACAGCCACAAGATCAAAAGACATACCTCTTCGTGAAGAGACACGTCTATTGGATTCGCACCTCttcaattagtataaatagggttagGATTTCTATTGTAAATTAAATTCACTTGTACATATTCACAGTATGTATTCATTCAGAAATAAAGGTTAGTTtatttgttcattgtgtttttcaTTGTTCCTTAAGATTCTgggcaacagtggtatcagagcctagggctcAAATTAGTTTTGGAAAACAATCATCAGGCGGGTGGTTGAATTCCCCTAACAATTCTGATCACGCAAGGAGGCGTCGATTAGGTTGTTTTTTTGTTAAGTTTTAACATCAATCGCATCAAGCGGGTACGATTGTTGTTTGTTCGTTAATCGTTCATCAGGAGGGTGTTCGATTTTTTTATCTGATCATCACTGAGGGTGTTCAGGTTCTGAGTTTTTGTTAATTCAAATCAAGGCAAGAGGCTACGATTCGGGTTAAGAAGACGGAAACAAATCTGAGAAATTTGTATTCCGGTTTGAAGAAGCAATCGCAAATCTGAGAAGTTTGGGTTGTTTGAAATTTACAAAAGACACAAAATCTGAGAAGTTTTGTGATATCAAAGCATCAAGAGGGTGTTCGGTTGAGAAGTTTAGTCGCAAATCAAGCGGGTTTGGGGCTGATTTTTTTGGTTTGTGTTTAGAGAGTCGCGAATCAAGAAGGAAGAAAAAAAAACGCAGCCAAGAGGGTTGTTAAGAAAAGTCAGAAAACCGTGCGGAGAATCACGATAAGAGAAGTCGGTCGGTTCGCAAATTCCAGGTTCTACGTTCTATTTTTCTGGAATTTATATAAgatttagaaattggtttgatTCCACGTTCGAAAGTTAGTGTGAATTTTTGGAATCATAGACTTCGGTTTTAGGAGacaactgttggtgcacttgtgtctgtactttgtctgtattcggtctgtatgtaaatgATGTCCTGtttagtcctgtaagttgaccaagtcaaccgtcctcctggtttgacttagtcaacaATTGAAAGATGTTGAAAGATGTTATATGTCGAAGGATAAGAggtcgaaggatgatgtggatccttcgacctcatcgaaagatatgcttcgaatgttaGGCCTCGAAAgttgatctttcgaggtccttgatgatctttcgaatgcttgtcatcgatagatgatccttcggaccatctatcggatccttcggaccagacatcttatgctgggtataaatacccatgcatgtgttgagttcaAGTAGAAGAAGACAGATAGACACTTAGAGAAAAACACACACATagtgttgagagcattctgtccagaactcacacacaccatttgagagtttgcaagttatatttgtaaacattgtgcttgtaaccgaaaccttcatttgcattaatacaagattgtgttaatcggtgaacccgtgtgtgcTTGTGTTCATACttgcttaatcccggtttgcttgctagcttggattccgcactcgctagtgagttag
This genomic interval carries:
- the LOC110902363 gene encoding uncharacterized protein LOC110902363, translated to MSGTSGQNQIIIQREGSSLSQFHCPILKPTNYIVWAIHIKTILEANGLWETIEPAENATVDTKKDKSAISYLFQAIPEDVVLQVASCKTAKEIWDNLKVRHVGVDRVQKARMHTLLSEFELLQMRDDDTIDSFTARINSIVTRAIEVGTTLSQPTLVRKLLNGVPDKFTQIIASMEQYSDLETMRLEEAVGRLKTYEERLKLKKKESPVNNLEELLYEVHEQHVENHGRGRFHSSRGRGRGNYQHRREGYTSYESEGTDKSQRDDSKQETSAMRNKPKITCYRCEKLGYYAYECPTKKTKENETILVEIEEDDDELALLMCLDAEEK